In Apteryx mantelli isolate bAptMan1 chromosome 18, bAptMan1.hap1, whole genome shotgun sequence, a single window of DNA contains:
- the LOC106497588 gene encoding perlwapin-like, with translation MGSAMKPGLLLLLGLLALRSECQPASGHLLAAKFGECPPPGRIRETTCAAYCSSDEDCPGSRRCCNNGCVRECRLPVGAKEGFCRRLEPGMMTICRVECGSDSECAGSAKCCSRGCHVRCQEPVPAKPGVCPRRRVLYTFAPCTSSCTDDTDCPRNEKCCFTGCGRGCLLPDRVRATE, from the exons ATGGGCAGCGCCATGAAGCCgggtctcctgctgctgctgggcctccTGGCCCTCCGGAGCGAGTGCCAGCCCGCCTCGGGCCATCTCCTCGCAG CGAAGTTCGGCGAGTGCCCCCCGCCCGGGCGGATCCGCGAGACCACCTGCGCCGCCTACTGCTCCTCGGACGAggactgcccaggcagcaggcGCTGCTGCAACAACGGCTGCGTGCGGGAGTGCAGGCTCCCCGTGGGAG CCAAGGAGGGTTTCTGCCGGCGGCTGGAGCCCGGCATGATGACCATCTGCCGGGTGGAGTGCGGCAGCGACAGCGAATGCGCCGGCAGCGCGAagtgctgcagcaggggctgccaCGTGCGGTGCCAGGAGCCTGTGCCAG CCAAGCCAGGCGTCTGCCCCAGGAGGCGGGTGCTGTACACCTTCGCCCCCTGCACCAGCAGCTGCACCGACGACACGGACTGTCCCCGCAATGAGAAGTGCTGCTTCACGGGCTGCGGCCGTGGCTGCCTGCTCCCGGACAGAG TGAGAGCCACGGAGTGA
- the WFDC2 gene encoding WAP four-disulfide core domain protein 2, with translation MLPASSTLILVGLLALWAELPPASAQNDTTKAGVCPDPAMEEANCTLGCQSDSDCESTRKCCPAACGRACQDPDEKPGTCPPVKPGIPMLGLCLNQCKTDSNCSGALKCCRNGCGKVSCVTPLH, from the exons ATGCTCCCGGCCAGCAGCACGCTCATCCTCGTGGGGCTCCTGGCGCTCTGGGCCGAGCTGCCGCCGGCATCTGCCCAGAATGACACCA CGAAAGCCGGCGTGTGCCCAGACCCGGCGATGGAGGAGGCGAACTGCACGCTGGGGTGCCAGTCCGACAGCGACTGCGAGAGCACCCGCAAGTGCtgcccggccgcctgcggcagggcCTGCCAGGACCCCGACG AGAAGCCGGGCACCTGCCCGCCTGTGAAGCCGGGGATCCCCATGCTGGGGCTCTGCTTGAACCAGTGCAAGACGGACTCCAACTGCTCCGGGGCCCTCAAGTGCTGCAGGAACGGCTGCGGCAAGGTCTCCTGCGTGACTCCGCTCCACTGA
- the WFDC3 gene encoding WAP four-disulfide core domain protein 3 — protein MPGERALLLLLLALLPPAPAQPQGAGGRGAAPAAVPLPPPLRRAPRGRWPPAAVAVPSKAGECPAGSGGLPRPSRLYCLSDHSCPGAEKCCDAGQSRTCLLPATGTTTAPGAGPEPGRRAGSGREPEPPRQWPGLRSALPPGCGVQRASPFAVSPGYCPAAGSAGTDTCGTSCHNDTACGPGQKCCSLGCCTRCVGAQPAKPGFCPRKRALRSGAACANQCADDRGCPGTHKCCFSGCGLACTPPYAAKPGACPVVLRGSLGPCAELCHGDGDCPGTAKCCSTGCGRICKPPMEASQGTMAQPGQADPGHPFPCQGWGAGAACRLLGCRGLAEPGEGLSAAVPARAAPAPQPQPVHPSLRMCPVRPGLCPPAATGDPATGCLALCLEDKDCPPGQKCCLLHCGRACVPPLWGSA, from the exons ATGCCGGGCGAGCGCGcgctcctcctgctgctcctggccctgctgccccccgcgCCGGCTCAGCCGcagggcgccgggggccggggtgcTGCCCCCGCGGCCGTCCCGCTGCCTCCACcactgcgccgggccccgcgcgggcGCTGGCCCCCCGCCGCCGTCGCTGTGCCGAGCAAAGCGGGCGAgtgtccggcggggagcggcgggctcCCGCGGCCCTCCCGGCTCTACTGCCTCTCCGACCACAGCTGCCCTGGTGCTGAGAAGTGCTGCGACGCCGGGCAGAGCAGGACCTGCCTCCTCCCCGCCACAGGTACCACCACCGCGCCGGGCGctgggccggagccggggcgccgggcgggaTCCGGGAGGGAGCCAGAGCCCCCGCGGCAGTGGCCGGGGCTGCGgtccgcgctgccgcccggctgCGGAGTGCAGCGAGCGTCTCCCTTTGCAGTGAGCCCGGGCtactgccccgctgccggcagcgcCGGCACAGACACCTGCGGGACGAGCTGCCACAACGACACTGCCTGCGGCCCCGGCCAGAAGTGCTGCAGCCTCGGCTGCTGCACCCGCTGCGTGGGAGCCCAGCCAG CCAAGCCCGGCTTCTGCCCGAGGAAGCGAGCCCTGCGGAGCGGCGCCGCCTGCGCCAACCAGTGCGCCGACGACCGCGGCTGCCccggcacccacaagtgctgctTCTCCGGCTGCGGCCTGGCGTGCACCCCCCCCTACGCAG CGAAGCCCGGTGCCTGCCCCGTGGTGCTGCGCGGCTCCCTGGGACCCTGCGCGGAGCTGTGCCATGGTGACGGTGACTGCCCTGGCACCGCCAAGTGCTGCAGCACCGGCTGCGGCCGCATCTGCAAGCCACCCATGGAGG CCTCGCAGGGGACGATGGCTCAGCCAGGCCAAGCCGATCCTGGCCACCCCTTCCCGTGCCAGGGCTGGGGTGCGGGAGCTGCCTGCCGCCTCCTGGGATGCCGGGGCCTGGCCGAGCCCGGTGAGGGGCTCAGCGCCGCTGTGCCGGCACGGGCAGCTCCCGCACCCCAGCCCCAACCTGTCCATCCCTCTCTCCGCATGTGCCCAGTGCGGCCCGGGCTCTGCCCCCCCGCAGCCACCGGCGACCCAGCCACCGGGTGCCTCGCGCTGTGCTTGGAGGACAAGGACTGCCCCCCCGGCCAGAAGTGCTGCCTGCTGCACTGCGGCCGGGCGTGCGTCCCCCCGCTCTGGG gctCAGCCTAG
- the SPINT4 gene encoding kunitz-type protease inhibitor 4, with translation MEPRAFLLLLLLLPLLAALLPLPARAGPAPSAAGGAGPGPGPGAGTEKAGYCYHLPEVVNAPDENCSSCRQDASCSRCAGDSGCPGATKCCPSKCGYTCQEPVLDFCYLPSVCGNCKALFVRFFYNVSSQQCEEFIYGGCGGNRNNFETKGECFQACSHVGN, from the exons ATGGAGCCGCgcgcctttctcctcctcctcctcctcctcccgctgctggcagccctgctccccctccccgcaCGGGCtggcccggccccgagcgcggcagggggagcggggccggggccggggccgggggccgggacGG AGAAGGCCGGGTACTGCTACCACCTCCCGGAGGTGGTGAACGCGCCGGACGAGAACTGCAGCTCCTGCCGCCAGGACGCCTCGTGCTCCCGCTGCGCCGGCGACTCCGGCTGCCCCGGTGCCACCAAGTGCTGCCCCAGCAAGTGCGGCTACACGTGCCAGGAGCCGGTGCTCG ACTTCTGCTACCTGCCCTCCGTGTGCGGGAACTGCAAGGCTCTCTTCGTCCGCTTCTTCTACAACGTGTCCAGCCAGCAGTGCGAGGAGTTCATTTACGGCGGCTGTGGTGGGAACAGGAACAACTTTGAGACCAAGGGGGAATGTTTCCAGGCCTGCTCGCACGTCGGTAACTAG